In a single window of the Mesoplodon densirostris isolate mMesDen1 chromosome 18, mMesDen1 primary haplotype, whole genome shotgun sequence genome:
- the LOC132479157 gene encoding leucine-rich repeat-containing protein 37A3-like, with translation MKVLQAQKKNNSTELTIESDRMSSPNSAVSLSGFMNEQLDFNNKSDIISTLNYILPYISEGNLGDETECPLNQQLWSLIPNNDVQRLISHVIQTLKIDCSDTHVQLACANLISRTGLLMKLLSKQQEVNVSKAEWDMDQWKADNSISESTEAQSEQKEQESSELTKEVPGYDYNNKLILAVSVPVVVTICVRILCLIEVRTIINSDSEPRN, from the exons ATGAAGGTGTTACAAgcccagaagaagaacaacagCACCGAGCTGACTATTGAGTCAGACAGGATGTCCTCACCTAACAGTGCTGTCAGCTTGTCAGGCTTCATGAATGAGCAGctggactttaataataaaagtgatattatCAGTACACTAAATTACATACTGCCTTATATCTCAGAGGGAAATCTAGGAGAT GAAACAGAATGCCCA CTAAACCAGCAGCTCTGGTCCCTCATCCCCAACAATGACGTGCAAAGGCTCATTTCTCATGTTATCCAGACTTTGAAAATAGACTGCTCGGACACCCACGTGCAGCTGGCCTGTGCCAACCTCATCTCTAGAACAGGCCTCCTGATGAAGCTTCTCAGCAAGCAGCAAGAAGTAAATGTGTCCAAAGCGGAATGGGATATGGACCAGTGGAAAGCTGACAACTCTATCAGTGAGAGCACAGAAGCCCAGAGTGAGCAGAAAGAGCAGGAGTCAAGTGAG CTCACAAAAGAAGTTCCAGGTTATGACTATAACAACAAACTCATCTTGGCAGTATCTGTACCTGTAGTAGTGACGATTTGTGTTAGAATTCTCTGTCTCATTGAGGTAAGGACAATAATTAATTCAGATTCAGAACCCAGAAACTGA